A region from the Rhinoderma darwinii isolate aRhiDar2 chromosome 2, aRhiDar2.hap1, whole genome shotgun sequence genome encodes:
- the LOC142741776 gene encoding protein FAM200C-like, giving the protein MSSKKRKWSDEYVQYGFTCITERDGSQRPNCMICNARMSNSSLAPAKLREHFLKLHGDGQYKNTTLAEFKVKRARFDEKATLPVLGFVPINKPILTSSYEVAYLIAKQGKPHTIGETLIKPAVLKMANIMLGKAAEVKLSQIPLSNDTISDRIEDMSKDILAQVVADLISSPAKFSLQLDETTDVSNLSQLAVFVRYVKDDVIKEDFLFCKPLTTTTKAADVKKLVDDFFKDNNLSWDMVSAVCSDGAPVMLGRKSGFGALVKADAPHIIVTHCILHRHALATKTLPPKLAEVLKIVVECVNYVRNSALRHRIFSELCKEMGSEFEVLLYHSNVWWLSRGQVLNRVFAVRVELALFLQEHQHRHADCLKNSEFILILAYMADIFAALNHLNQQMQGGGVNIIEAEENLKAFKKKLSLWKRRTENDNFANFPLLDDCVSKIEEYLESETFLYPRN; this is encoded by the coding sequence ATGTCGAGCAAAAAAAGAAAGTGGTCGGACGAATATGTACAATATGGATTCACATGTATAACGGAACGTGATGGGAGTCAGCGTCCTAACTGCATGATTTGCAATGCTAGGATGAGCAATTCTAGTCTAGCACCGGCAAAACTAAGAGAACACTTCCTTAAGCTGCATGGAGATGGACAATACAAGAACACAACGCTCGCTGAATTCAAGGTGAAGAGAGCCAGATTCGATGAAAAGGCTACTCTGCCTGTTCTCGGCTTTGTACCCATCAACAAACCGATCCTCACATCATCGTACGAAGTTGCTTACCTGATCGCAAAGCAGGGCAAACCACACACCATTGGTGAAACACTCATAAAACCAGCTGTGTTGAAGATGGCGAATATCATGCTGGGAAAAGCGGCTGAAGTTAAGCTATCCCAAATTCCTCTTTCAAATGACACCATTAGCGACAGAATAGAGGACATGAGCAAAGACATCTTGGCTCAAGTAGTTGCAGATCTGATTTCAAGCCCGGCAAAATTCAGCCTTCAACTCGACGAGACCACAGACGTTTCCAATCTAAGCCAGCTTGCTGTATTTGTGCGCTATGTGAAAGACGACgtgataaaggaagattttttattttgtaaacctCTTACGACAACAACTAAGGCAGCCGATGTGAAGAAACTTGTGGATGACTTCTTCAAAGACAACAATCTTTCGTGGGATATGGTTTCTGCAGTTTGTTCGGACGGAGCTCCAGTCATGCTGGGAAGAAAGTCTGGTTTTGGTGCGCTAGTGAAAGCCGATGCACCACACATCATTGTTACGCATTGTATTCTGCACAGGCATGCGTTGGCAACAAAAACCTTGCCTCCAAAACTGGCAGAAGTATTAAAAATTGTAGTGGAATGCGTGAACTATGTGCGAAATAGTGCTCTGAGGCACCGCATCTTCAGTGAGCTGTGTAAAGAAATGGGCTCTGAATTCGAGGTACTTCTGTACCATTCTAACGTTTGGTGGTTATCCCGGGGACAGGTGCTGAATCGTGTTTTTGCCGTGCGTGTGGAATTAGCCCTGTTTTTGCAAGAGCACCAACATCGTCATGCAGATTGCTTAAAAAATTCTGAGTTCATTCTCATTTTAGCGTACATGGCTGATATCTTCGCAGCTCTCAATCATCTCAATCAACAGATGCAGGGCGGTGGAGTCAACATCATCGAAGCGGAAGAAAACCTGAaggcttttaaaaaaaagctatcgTTATGGAAACGACGAACAGAGAACGATAACTTCGCAAACTTTCCCCTGCTGGACGACTGTGTAAGTAAGATCGAGGAGTATCTGGAATCGGAGACATTTCTGTAcccgcggaactga